From the Candidatus Latescibacterota bacterium genome, the window GACTGATCAGGCTGGTTATTTCCGAGAACGTCTTGAGAAGAACGTCTTTTTCGTCCATTATTTTCTTCATAGAATTACCTTACTCCATAATTATCAATCGGAAAGGCTGCAAGAGACATGCCACGAAGCACCCCATCACGAACATGTGAGGAAATATGAAAGCCCCTGTCTTTGTAATTGAATGAAAAATCAGCACAAACACTTAATGCATATTATCAGATATGTCTTTTATTTCCCTGATATTTATAACGATATAGTATATTAAAACTCCAATACCGATCAGTACTACAGCTGGAATTGAGTACCTCAAAATACCAGGATTGTGTGATAGTTTGTAATAGAAAAGTCTCGATGACGAAACAAACAATATAACAAGGAATACAAGAAGTATGAATTTTACCACAAGAACCGAAACAGCCGAATAGTAATACTCCCTTTTTCTCCTCCTTGTTTCTCGAATTGAGGATTTAAATCCGCGTCTGTCTGGTCGTCTCGTCTTGAAGATCATATCATTTTCTTTCAGAGTTCCTCGTAATCCGCATCCTCGACCTTCTGGTCTGTTATCTCATTGTAATCCGGACTATTCCTTTTTTGATCGCCGAAGCCTGGGTTTTTCCTGTCTTCTTTTTTCTTTCCGAACAGTAGTCCTCCCAGAAATCTGAGCAGATAATACGCCATTGCGAAAATCAATAGAAATCTTAATAAAAACATTGTGAATCTCTTCTGATGATTAATCTCCGATTAATTTACTATGGCAAAACGCCCTCGATAATCCGAACGAATACCATTTCTGGGAAACACTAAAACCCGATAGACATAGATTCCTGAAGCAAGATTTCCGATATCTGGGAATAGTTCGCCGCAACTATGACAGCTGTACCCAGGATCCAGCGCTACTCCGTAAGAGTCTCCTATTACACCGGCAGACACAAGGGTTCCCTCCAGGGTGTAAATCTTGATCTTAAGGTCCGCCTCGGATGCCAGATCTATACAGAACATAGCTTCGCTGAATTCGCGGTCAACAGGATTGGGCATAAAATAATGATTGAGCAGGCCACCATGCTCACCTTCTATCGTGAACACCGATACAGCCGAATCATTCTCAGGATCATCTCCCACAGGCGTACTTGAGATTCTTGCTCTAAGAATATTCCCCCCTGGTTTAACGATGCTTTCATCAAGAAAAAGAGAGACCTCAGTCGTCCTGAGGACTCCTGGGATATCGACGTAATCAGAGTAAAGGGTTTTCGTACCCTCGGTAGATTCATGATTGATTGTCAGAAACACTTCTTCTCCCGGGGAATCTGCCCCTCCCTTGTTCCTTACCTTTATCACCGCATCTATCGATTCTCCTTCTTGAAATCGTTTAAAAGCTTTTTCAATCCCATCAACATAATATACGATGTCGGTATCAAACATAGCCAATTCCGGAGGACTGTCAGCCAGATCGGCTAAAAATCCTGTCACAATATTCGTAATACCGACTACCTGTCCAATATCTACATGACCAAGTGTATCCCTGACAGTGTGATAGTGTGGATATATAATAGTACCGGTCTCTCCTAGAGGCTCCGAGAGTGTGATCGCGCTGATCTGCACGCCGGTAGCCGCCCAGAAAGAAGCATGATCCCAGTTCCATGGTCCAGGCTTTATTAATCTGGCTGGAAGTTCAGGGACGATCTCTTCAGCGGCTTCCAGGGCCAGCGATGCCATCCATCCCGAATATTCATCCGACATGACCGTGACACCTCTTCCATCCCCGGAATAACCGAGCATATCAAGATTGATCACTCCCAGGATCCTGGTCGCGCAGTCATCATCACATTTCTCTTCTACATAATCGTAACTGCCAAGTTTATCCAGTTCCTCTCCCGAGAAGAGAATCACGCGAAGGTCAAATGGAAGTTCGAGCTTTGAAAGGATACCAGCTGCTTCGATCACCGCGGCTACACCAGATGCGTTGTCGTTCGCTCCGGGTGCCGGTGCTTCATCCCACTCTTCCCGCCATCCATCCGACCTGCTGCCGATTGCGTCATAGTGTGCCGTAAGCAGAAAAACATCTGAACTGTAAGGGGATGTATCGATATTTACGATTATGTTGTATCCAGATACAGTTATAGCACCGGATGAATATGAAGAATTCTCAATAGTAAAAGGATCGATTTCTGCTATTGCGCCTGTATACTTCTCAAGCCAGACCGTAAGCGTATCCACTATCTCAAGACAATCAGTTTCTCGAAGGCAGAATCTCGAACGCGAAACACCTGATGACAGTTCAGTCGAAAGATTTCGTATCATATACTCTAAATTATCTTCAGAAGCCTGAGCGGTTGAATGAGTATTCTCTGCGGCAACACCTGATAGAACAGTGAAAATAATGGCAAATAGCGCAAGTATCAAGGTACTAAGAGATCTCGTTATCCATGTAACAATATTCATCAATGGTCACTGTCCCCTACGGCCCGGCTTCAGGGCCGAGCCGTAGTGATTAAACACGCCCGAGAGGATTCGAACCTCCGACACCCAGCTCCGGAGGCTGGTGCTCTATCCAGCTGAGCTACGGGCGCTCTTACCATAATTCAAAAGTTCCGACGCAAGTTTCTCGCTTAATCCAGCACTTCCACCCAACATCCTCGATAATTCGATCTTTCTCTCGTTACGGCTCAGCACTCTGGCTGACGAAGACGTCCTTCCGTTTCTTACTTCCTTACTTATAAGCACATGCTGTTCTCCGGCGGCAGCAACCTGTGGAAGATGGGTAATACATATTATCTGAAAATTCGTTGAAAGCTCCTTCATCTTCTCAGCTATCACCTTGCCAAGATCCGCACCCAGGCCCGAATCGACCTCATCGAAAACAAGAGTCGGAATACTCTTTTCCCGAACAAGAAGGTTCTTCAGCACAAGCGTCACCCTGGAAAGTTCACCTCCAGAAGCAACATCCGCGAGGGGATGGATATCCTCCCCAACATTTGTCCGTATAATAAATTCCACATCATCCCATCCTCCAGTCGATAAATCTAGCTCATCAAAGTCATTCAGGAAAGCTTTTATTTCCCGTCTGTCAACGCGCGTCCGGAAGACCGCCCCCTCCATTCCAAGTTCATTAAGCTCAGCACTGACCGTGTCATCAAGTTTTGATGCAAATTCTTTTCTTGATCGACTAAGTGCTTCAAGTGCAGGAATGAGCAACACCTTAATTTCATCCAGTTCCCCTCTGACAGAAAGAGTGTCGGATGATCCTTCCTTCAGGGAAGCAAGGATTCTCTCCAATTCATCTCTTTTCTGGATCAACCCGTTGTTATCCAGTCCATATTTTCTCTCGACCCTCTGGATCGAGGCGAGATGCTGCTGAAGTTCATGTGGATCGCCTGGCAATTCTTCATCCGCGCTTTCTTTCTCAAGATCTCTTGAGATCTCCTGTAGTGAGATACGAATATCGGCCAACTTTGATGATATTTCCTGAAAACCAGGATCTAATCTTCCAAGATAATCCATCTCCTTCTCAACAGAAAAGAGACGGTCGATCACAGAACCATCCTCTTCCGCCAAGCTCTGAATGCTCTTTTCAAGACTCGTGTTGAATCTTTGTATATTCTCGATCTTTTTTATCCTCGATTCGAGCTTCTGATCGATTCCTTCTTCAAGTTGCAGAGCTTTAAGTTCCGTGAGTTGAAAACGAAAATAATCTTCCTGTTCCCTGTTTTTGACTGCTTCCTCATTTAATTCACGTAATCTCAACCAGGACTTCCTGAACTTGATAGAAAGCAGTTCGACATTTTCAATCAAATCATAATAATCACCAGCCAGATCCAGATATCGAAGATGATTTGAAGGATTCAGGAGTTCCTGCCGCCGACGCTGTCCATGAAGTTCCAATAGTGATGATGTCAATAGACGCGCGAGGTTATTGGTCGCGGTTCTTCCATTTATCCATATCCTGCTTTTCCCGGAGTTGCTGATCTCCCTTCGGATCGACAACGTCGCTTCATCCTCCGACATCCCGGTCTCACCCCTGAGTGACCAACCCGGGAGTACGGAGAACAGCCCTTCCACCACGAGGGTCTCGGCCCCCTTCCTCAGAAGGGCCCTGTTGCCCCGGCTACCCGATAGCAGATCAACGGCTGTAAGTATTATTGACTTCCCGGCGCCGGTCGCGCCGGTCATGACATTCAGCCCGTCAGAAAATGTAATGGTGACGTCTTCGACGACTGCAAGATCCCTTATTCTCAATTCCTGAAGCATATTTCCCCTTCGTCAGTGCTTCCTGAGCACACCACCCCACCTCAGCTTCCTTCTTACAAGATCATAAAAATCGTAATCTTTGCATGTAACAAGTCTTGTTACTTTATCACTTTTTCTTATGACAACTTTTTCGCCTACCTGTATCCTGGATGCCTGTTGCCCATCGACAGTCACCATCGTCTCCTGGCCTTCCTCTACGACCTCGATCGTAAGGACCTCACCACTGCTTATTACTATCGGCCTTACTGAAAGTGAGTGGGGGCAAAGTGGAGTCACAATGATGGCCTCCATAGTCACAGGATTTATGATCGGGCCTCCAGCAGCCAGAGAATATGCAGTCGATCCTGTAGGAGTAGATATTATCACACCGTCTGAAAGATACTCTCCGAGCATCACATTCCCCACAAGAGTGTTCATATGAAGAACCCTCGACACTCCCATCCCGTGGACCACAACATCGTTCAAAGCAGTATAGGTGCTGGTTTCAGAATTGGCAGGGATATGAGAGATCTCCAGGCGCATCCTCTCCTGGATCATCACTTCTCCGGTCATCAATTCAGACATGGCTTTTTCCGCGTCATCCTCAGTCAGGAACCCCAGACTTCTCATCCTTATTCCAAGAAGTGGTGTCTCTTCGTTTTCGACCAGCCTTGATGCTCTGAGGAGGGTGCCATCGCCCCCCAGCGTGATAACGACATCACACTCCGAAAACCCTTCGACGACATTTATCCTTTCAGGATAATCGATATTGGACACTTCCTTCATGCCTACGACATCTATCCCATCAGGAATTGCTTTAACGACTGCCTTGAGGACTTCCTCAATATCTTTCTTGAAAATATTTACCGCCAGACCGATCCTTTTGATATTCAATTTAACTCCTGCCTTCCAGTTCCCTGTCAGGTTGCAAGACCTGCAGTACTTTCATGGCTATTTCTTCAGGCACCAGCCCTTCCTCCTCAAGAAGTTCCTCTCTTGTA encodes:
- a CDS encoding M28 family peptidase — its product is MIRNLSTELSSGVSRSRFCLRETDCLEIVDTLTVWLEKYTGAIAEIDPFTIENSSYSSGAITVSGYNIIVNIDTSPYSSDVFLLTAHYDAIGSRSDGWREEWDEAPAPGANDNASGVAAVIEAAGILSKLELPFDLRVILFSGEELDKLGSYDYVEEKCDDDCATRILGVINLDMLGYSGDGRGVTVMSDEYSGWMASLALEAAEEIVPELPARLIKPGPWNWDHASFWAATGVQISAITLSEPLGETGTIIYPHYHTVRDTLGHVDIGQVVGITNIVTGFLADLADSPPELAMFDTDIVYYVDGIEKAFKRFQEGESIDAVIKVRNKGGADSPGEEVFLTINHESTEGTKTLYSDYVDIPGVLRTTEVSLFLDESIVKPGGNILRARISSTPVGDDPENDSAVSVFTIEGEHGGLLNHYFMPNPVDREFSEAMFCIDLASEADLKIKIYTLEGTLVSAGVIGDSYGVALDPGYSCHSCGELFPDIGNLASGIYVYRVLVFPRNGIRSDYRGRFAIVN
- the recN gene encoding DNA repair protein RecN — translated: MLQELRIRDLAVVEDVTITFSDGLNVMTGATGAGKSIILTAVDLLSGSRGNRALLRKGAETLVVEGLFSVLPGWSLRGETGMSEDEATLSIRREISNSGKSRIWINGRTATNNLARLLTSSLLELHGQRRRQELLNPSNHLRYLDLAGDYYDLIENVELLSIKFRKSWLRLRELNEEAVKNREQEDYFRFQLTELKALQLEEGIDQKLESRIKKIENIQRFNTSLEKSIQSLAEEDGSVIDRLFSVEKEMDYLGRLDPGFQEISSKLADIRISLQEISRDLEKESADEELPGDPHELQQHLASIQRVERKYGLDNNGLIQKRDELERILASLKEGSSDTLSVRGELDEIKVLLIPALEALSRSRKEFASKLDDTVSAELNELGMEGAVFRTRVDRREIKAFLNDFDELDLSTGGWDDVEFIIRTNVGEDIHPLADVASGGELSRVTLVLKNLLVREKSIPTLVFDEVDSGLGADLGKVIAEKMKELSTNFQIICITHLPQVAAAGEQHVLISKEVRNGRTSSSARVLSRNERKIELSRMLGGSAGLSEKLASELLNYGKSARSSAG
- a CDS encoding NAD(+)/NADH kinase yields the protein MNIKRIGLAVNIFKKDIEEVLKAVVKAIPDGIDVVGMKEVSNIDYPERINVVEGFSECDVVITLGGDGTLLRASRLVENEETPLLGIRMRSLGFLTEDDAEKAMSELMTGEVMIQERMRLEISHIPANSETSTYTALNDVVVHGMGVSRVLHMNTLVGNVMLGEYLSDGVIISTPTGSTAYSLAAGGPIINPVTMEAIIVTPLCPHSLSVRPIVISSGEVLTIEVVEEGQETMVTVDGQQASRIQVGEKVVIRKSDKVTRLVTCKDYDFYDLVRRKLRWGGVLRKH